The following proteins are encoded in a genomic region of Streptomyces gobiensis:
- a CDS encoding MFS transporter yields MSTGPGPHSAPAPQKTSMFSSLKIRNYRLFAMGQMVSNTGTWMQRIAQDWLVHSLTGSATAVGLTVALQFLPMLLFGLYGGVIADRYPKRRLLLITQSMMGLTGLALAALTLSGQVNVWHVYALAFALGLATVVDNPARQTFVSEMVGPLQLRNAVSLNSANFQSARLVGPAVAGVMITAVGSGWAFLLNGLSFIAPLTGLLLMRTAELHKTKRAPRAKGQLREGLHYVRSRPELMWPIILVGFIGTFGFNFPIWLTAFTDRVFHQDAGAYSLLNVLMAVGSLTGALLAARRNSSRMRLMVGAAALFGALVMAAALAPSFWLFAALMLPIGMMGLTFNVTANSSVQLATDPAMRGRVMSLFMMVFFGGTPIGGPLMGWITDTYGPRIGLLAGGAIAVLAAALVGLVLARITGLRLRVRVRRGSRGVAFVPRARTAPPAGPLKREPDRVLSPVSQG; encoded by the coding sequence TTGAGTACGGGACCCGGACCACACTCCGCCCCCGCACCCCAGAAGACCTCGATGTTCAGCTCACTGAAGATCCGTAACTACCGGCTCTTCGCGATGGGCCAGATGGTGTCCAACACCGGTACCTGGATGCAGCGCATCGCCCAGGACTGGCTGGTCCACAGCCTCACCGGCTCGGCCACCGCCGTCGGACTGACCGTGGCCCTGCAGTTCCTTCCCATGCTGCTCTTCGGCCTGTACGGCGGTGTCATCGCCGATCGCTACCCCAAGCGCCGACTGCTCCTCATCACCCAGTCGATGATGGGACTGACCGGTCTCGCGCTGGCCGCGCTGACGCTCAGCGGGCAGGTGAACGTCTGGCACGTATACGCACTCGCCTTCGCCCTCGGTCTCGCCACGGTCGTCGACAACCCGGCCCGGCAGACCTTTGTCTCCGAGATGGTCGGCCCCCTCCAGCTGCGTAACGCGGTCTCACTCAACTCCGCCAACTTCCAGTCCGCCCGGCTCGTCGGCCCGGCCGTCGCGGGTGTCATGATCACCGCCGTGGGCAGCGGCTGGGCCTTCCTGCTGAACGGGCTCTCCTTTATCGCGCCCCTCACCGGTCTGCTGCTGATGCGGACCGCCGAGCTGCACAAGACCAAGCGTGCGCCCCGGGCCAAGGGGCAGCTCCGGGAAGGGCTGCACTACGTCCGCAGCCGGCCAGAGCTGATGTGGCCCATCATCCTCGTCGGCTTCATCGGCACCTTCGGCTTCAACTTCCCGATCTGGCTCACCGCCTTCACCGACCGTGTCTTCCACCAGGATGCCGGGGCATACAGCCTGCTCAACGTCCTGATGGCGGTTGGCTCGTTGACCGGCGCACTGCTTGCCGCCCGGCGCAACTCCTCCCGGATGCGGCTGATGGTCGGTGCCGCCGCGCTCTTCGGTGCGCTGGTGATGGCAGCGGCCCTCGCCCCGTCGTTCTGGCTCTTCGCCGCGCTGATGCTGCCCATCGGCATGATGGGGCTGACCTTCAATGTCACCGCGAATTCCAGTGTCCAGCTGGCCACGGACCCGGCCATGCGGGGGCGGGTCATGAGCCTGTTCATGATGGTTTTCTTCGGCGGTACGCCGATCGGCGGCCCGCTCATGGGCTGGATCACGGACACCTACGGTCCCCGTATCGGCCTGCTCGCAGGCGGTGCGATCGCGGTACTGGCCGCCGCGCTGGTGGGGCTGGTACTCGCCCGGATCACCGGGCTGCGGCTGCGGGTCAGGGTGCGCCGGGGATCGCGCGGGGTCGCCTTTGTGCCCCGGGCGCGTACGGCGCCGCCCGCAGGGCCCCTGAAACGTGAGCCCGACCGGGTGCTCAGCCCGGTATCGCAGGGCTGA
- the thpR gene encoding RNA 2',3'-cyclic phosphodiesterase, whose translation MRLFAAVIPPESVAHQLGAAVAPLHTLPGADRLRWTEPAGWHFTIAFYGEVAEEKLPELSVRLERAAKRHHPFEVCFSGGGRFGDRALWIGVAGAEAREAMARLAATAQAAGRRAGVTHEDPHAYTAHLTIARSRERGRPRAPGGRVALLPYTEALADFASVTWEVGELVLLHSRPPVSGVPGERPRYERVAGWPLGG comes from the coding sequence ATGAGACTCTTCGCCGCCGTGATCCCGCCGGAGTCCGTAGCCCATCAGCTGGGTGCCGCGGTCGCCCCGCTGCACACCCTGCCGGGGGCTGACCGGCTGCGGTGGACCGAGCCAGCCGGATGGCACTTCACCATCGCCTTCTACGGTGAGGTGGCCGAGGAGAAGCTGCCCGAGCTGTCCGTCCGGCTGGAGCGTGCGGCGAAGCGGCACCACCCCTTTGAGGTGTGCTTCAGCGGGGGCGGCCGCTTCGGTGACCGGGCGCTGTGGATCGGGGTCGCCGGAGCGGAGGCCCGCGAGGCGATGGCGCGCCTGGCGGCCACCGCACAGGCCGCCGGGCGGCGCGCGGGCGTAACCCATGAGGACCCCCACGCCTATACGGCGCATCTGACGATCGCCCGCAGCCGGGAACGGGGCCGGCCCCGGGCCCCGGGCGGCCGGGTGGCGCTGCTGCCCTACACCGAGGCGCTGGCCGACTTCGCGTCGGTGACCTGGGAGGTTGGCGAGCTGGTCCTGCTGCACAGCCGACCGCCGGTCTCCGGAGTGCCGGGTGAGCGGCCCCGCTATGAGCGAGTGGCGGGCTGGCCGCTGGGCGGGTGA
- a CDS encoding pyridoxamine 5'-phosphate oxidase family protein has translation MARGLRITATKWASIMSLPSLEGERRAKAEQRLNDEKTIWLTTVRPDGQPQTSPVGFVWAGAGFLIISQPSAPKIRNLHSNAKVALHLDTEREAEDGGVLTLEGVATVDAAPLSDDEASAYIEKYAEMMRAEGITPEEAFSEYSAVIRVTLVRARAY, from the coding sequence GTGGCCAGAGGGCTCCGGATCACGGCGACGAAGTGGGCAAGCATCATGAGCCTCCCCAGCTTGGAAGGTGAGAGGCGTGCCAAAGCGGAGCAGCGCCTCAACGACGAGAAGACCATCTGGCTGACGACCGTGCGACCCGATGGGCAACCCCAGACATCGCCGGTCGGGTTCGTCTGGGCTGGTGCGGGGTTCCTGATTATCAGCCAGCCGAGTGCGCCGAAGATTCGGAACCTCCACAGCAACGCCAAGGTCGCGTTGCATCTCGATACGGAGCGAGAAGCTGAAGACGGTGGGGTTCTCACTCTTGAGGGAGTGGCCACTGTCGACGCGGCGCCCCTGAGCGATGACGAGGCCTCGGCCTACATCGAGAAGTATGCGGAGATGATGCGCGCTGAGGGAATCACCCCCGAAGAGGCCTTCTCCGAGTACTCCGCCGTAATCCGAGTTACGCTCGTTCGCGCCCGTGCCTACTGA
- a CDS encoding PPOX class F420-dependent oxidoreductase yields the protein MSTPTTALQQFARERRIRLTTYNRDGSPVGSVAHIAVEGDHAYVRVRSRAEKTARLRRYPEAELTHATLGGTPAGAPMKARLRRLEGHEARHAARRLARKHPLMHGVLVPLGYVLRLDRPVHYELRLVGE from the coding sequence ATGTCCACTCCGACCACGGCCCTGCAGCAGTTCGCCCGGGAGCGGCGCATCCGGCTGACCACGTACAACCGGGACGGTTCGCCGGTGGGCTCGGTGGCCCATATCGCCGTGGAGGGCGACCACGCGTACGTCCGTGTGCGCAGCCGGGCGGAGAAGACCGCCCGGCTGCGCCGCTACCCGGAGGCGGAGCTGACCCACGCGACGCTGGGCGGTACACCCGCCGGGGCCCCGATGAAGGCCCGCCTCAGGCGGCTCGAGGGCCACGAGGCGCGGCACGCCGCCCGCCGCCTGGCCCGCAAGCACCCCCTGATGCACGGGGTGCTGGTCCCCCTCGGCTACGTACTCCGCCTGGACCGCCCCGTCCACTACGAGCTGCGGCTGGTGGGGGAATAA
- a CDS encoding cation-translocating P-type ATPase: MTQRAEADADADAAPEAGAGECGQDSGQTHPKVPAASGLTSAEVAERVARGQVNDVPVRSSRSATDIIRANVFTRFNAILGVLFAIILVVGPIQDGLFGFVIIANTGIGIIQELRAKKTLDNLAVIGEARPTVRRDGQRAELPTGAIVLDDVIELSPGDKVVVDGEVAESDSLEIDESLLTGEADPVVKQPGDAVMSGSFVVAGGGAFTATKVGREAYAAQLAEEASRFTLVHSELRSGISTILKYVTYMMIPAAIGLIISQLFIEHADVYEAIRRMVGGIVPMVPEGLVLLTSVAFAIGVIRLGRQRCLVQELPAIEGLARVDVVCLDKTGTLTQGGMDVSELRPLGGADDTSLRQVLGALGDADPRPNASLQAIIDAFPSDEANGWQCTDSLPFSSARKYSGATFDGPDGTSSTWLLGAPDVLLPAEDPHLAETEDLNAQGLRVLLLARAERTLDDPRVTEAVAPQALVVLEQRLRPDAADTLRYFEEQDVAAKVISGDNAVSAGAVASKLNLPSADGPVDARQLPDDTEAKARAIEDSTVFGRVAPQQKRDMVGALQARGHDVAMTGDGVNDVLALKDADIGVAMGSGSEATKAVAQIVLLNNSFATLPSVVAEGRRVIGNIERVATLFLTKTVYSVLLAMLVIIWQIPYPFLPRHLTLLSTLTIGVPAFFLALAPNKERAKPHFVRRVMRYAVPAGLIAATATFTAYLLARLYYSGPGELDAETSVATLTLFLVAIWVLLIVARPYTWWRIGLVLTMGLCFLVVLVVPWLQEFFRLRLVGAVMPWTAVAIAAAAAVSLEFCWRLVARKFPT; this comes from the coding sequence ATGACGCAACGGGCCGAAGCTGACGCCGACGCCGACGCCGCCCCCGAGGCCGGGGCCGGGGAGTGCGGGCAGGACAGCGGCCAAACCCATCCGAAGGTCCCGGCTGCCAGCGGGCTGACCTCAGCCGAGGTGGCCGAGCGGGTAGCCAGAGGACAGGTCAACGACGTACCCGTACGGTCATCGCGTTCGGCCACCGACATCATCCGGGCCAATGTCTTCACCCGGTTCAACGCGATCCTCGGAGTGCTGTTCGCGATCATTCTGGTCGTCGGCCCGATCCAGGACGGCCTGTTCGGCTTTGTGATCATCGCCAATACGGGGATCGGCATCATCCAGGAGCTACGGGCCAAGAAGACCCTCGACAATCTGGCGGTCATCGGTGAGGCGAGACCGACCGTGCGCCGGGACGGGCAGCGCGCCGAGCTCCCCACCGGAGCGATCGTCCTCGACGATGTGATCGAGCTGAGCCCCGGCGACAAGGTCGTCGTCGACGGCGAGGTGGCCGAATCCGACAGCCTGGAGATCGATGAGTCACTGCTGACCGGCGAGGCCGACCCCGTGGTCAAGCAGCCGGGGGACGCGGTGATGTCCGGCAGCTTCGTGGTCGCCGGTGGCGGCGCCTTCACCGCCACCAAGGTCGGCCGCGAGGCCTACGCGGCTCAGCTCGCCGAAGAGGCCTCCCGCTTCACCCTCGTCCACTCGGAGCTGCGCAGCGGCATCAGCACCATCCTGAAATACGTCACCTACATGATGATCCCGGCCGCGATCGGCCTGATCATCAGCCAGTTGTTCATCGAGCACGCGGACGTCTACGAGGCCATCCGCCGGATGGTCGGGGGCATCGTGCCCATGGTCCCCGAGGGCCTGGTCCTCCTCACCTCCGTCGCCTTCGCCATCGGCGTCATCCGGCTGGGCCGTCAGCGCTGTCTGGTGCAGGAGCTGCCCGCGATTGAGGGGCTGGCACGGGTGGATGTGGTGTGCCTGGACAAGACCGGCACCCTCACCCAGGGCGGCATGGACGTCAGCGAGCTGCGCCCCCTCGGTGGCGCTGATGACACCTCCCTGCGGCAGGTGCTGGGCGCGCTGGGGGACGCCGATCCACGGCCGAACGCGAGCCTTCAGGCGATCATCGACGCCTTTCCGTCCGATGAGGCCAACGGCTGGCAGTGCACCGACTCACTGCCGTTCTCCTCCGCCCGCAAGTACAGCGGTGCCACCTTCGACGGGCCGGACGGCACGTCCAGCACCTGGCTGCTGGGCGCCCCCGATGTACTGCTGCCCGCCGAGGATCCCCACCTCGCCGAAACCGAGGACCTGAACGCTCAGGGGCTACGGGTGCTGCTGCTGGCCCGCGCCGAGCGGACCCTGGACGACCCCCGGGTCACCGAGGCGGTCGCCCCGCAGGCGCTGGTCGTACTGGAGCAGCGGCTGCGCCCCGACGCGGCTGACACCCTGCGCTACTTCGAGGAGCAGGATGTCGCGGCGAAGGTAATCTCGGGTGATAACGCGGTCTCCGCCGGCGCGGTCGCCAGCAAGCTCAACCTGCCGAGCGCCGACGGCCCGGTCGACGCCCGTCAGCTGCCCGACGACACGGAAGCGAAGGCCCGGGCCATCGAGGACAGCACGGTGTTCGGCCGGGTCGCCCCGCAGCAGAAACGGGACATGGTCGGCGCGCTCCAGGCCCGCGGCCACGATGTCGCCATGACCGGCGACGGGGTCAACGACGTCCTCGCCCTCAAGGACGCCGACATCGGCGTCGCGATGGGCTCCGGCTCCGAGGCCACCAAAGCCGTCGCGCAGATCGTCCTGCTGAACAACAGCTTCGCGACTCTGCCCTCCGTCGTCGCCGAAGGCCGCCGGGTCATCGGCAACATCGAACGCGTCGCCACCCTCTTCCTCACCAAGACCGTCTACTCGGTCCTCCTCGCCATGCTGGTCATCATCTGGCAGATCCCGTACCCCTTCCTGCCCCGCCATCTGACGCTGCTGTCCACGCTCACGATCGGCGTCCCGGCGTTCTTTCTGGCGCTGGCGCCGAACAAGGAACGGGCCAAGCCGCACTTCGTACGGCGGGTGATGCGGTACGCCGTCCCGGCCGGTCTGATCGCCGCGACCGCGACATTCACCGCGTATCTGCTGGCCCGGCTCTACTACTCGGGCCCGGGGGAGCTGGACGCGGAGACCAGCGTGGCGACGCTGACCCTCTTCCTGGTGGCGATCTGGGTGCTGCTCATCGTCGCCCGGCCCTATACCTGGTGGCGGATCGGTCTCGTGCTCACCATGGGACTCTGCTTCCTGGTTGTGCTGGTCGTTCCCTGGCTGCAGGAGTTCTTCCGGCTGAGGCTGGTGGGCGCGGTGATGCCCTGGACGGCGGTCGCCATCGCGGCAGCGGCGGCGGTGAGCCTGGAGTTCTGCTGGCGCCTGGTCGCCCGCAAATTCCCCACGTGA
- a CDS encoding aldo/keto reductase, translating into MKYTQLGRTGLKVSRLVLGTMNFGPQTDEAESHVIMDAALDAGVNLFDTANVYGWGENKGRTEEIIGTWFAKGGDRRDKVVLATKVYGNMGLDGDSWPNHDRLSALNIRRAVDASLKRLQTDYIDLYQFHHVDRRTPWEEIWQAIDVLVQQGKILYAGSSNHAGWHIARANEIAARRGSLGLVSEQCLYNLAERRAEMEVIPAAQAYGLGVIPWSPLHGGLLGGAIRKEREGSAARSASGRSADALRNTRIREQIQAYENLLEKHGLEPGQVALAWLLTRPGVTGPIVGPRTTDQLTSALGAVRLELGDELLAALEEIFPGPGPSPEAFAW; encoded by the coding sequence ATGAAGTACACGCAGCTCGGACGTACGGGACTCAAGGTCAGCCGACTCGTCCTCGGGACGATGAACTTCGGCCCGCAGACCGATGAGGCCGAAAGCCACGTCATCATGGACGCCGCGCTTGACGCGGGCGTCAACCTCTTCGACACCGCCAATGTCTATGGCTGGGGGGAGAACAAGGGCCGCACCGAGGAGATCATCGGAACCTGGTTCGCCAAGGGCGGCGACCGTCGCGACAAGGTCGTCCTGGCCACCAAGGTCTACGGGAACATGGGCCTGGACGGCGACAGCTGGCCCAACCACGACCGGCTCTCCGCTCTCAATATCCGGCGCGCCGTCGACGCGAGCCTCAAGCGGCTCCAGACCGACTACATCGACCTGTACCAGTTCCACCACGTCGACCGCCGCACCCCGTGGGAAGAGATCTGGCAGGCCATCGATGTCCTTGTGCAGCAGGGCAAGATCCTCTACGCCGGTTCGTCGAACCACGCCGGATGGCATATCGCCCGGGCCAATGAAATCGCCGCCCGCCGGGGCAGCCTGGGCCTCGTCAGCGAGCAGTGCCTGTACAACCTCGCCGAGCGCCGTGCCGAGATGGAGGTCATCCCGGCCGCACAGGCCTACGGCCTCGGGGTGATCCCGTGGTCCCCGCTGCACGGCGGGCTGCTCGGCGGTGCGATCCGTAAGGAGCGCGAGGGCAGCGCCGCACGTTCGGCCTCCGGCCGCTCCGCGGACGCGCTGCGGAACACCAGGATCCGTGAGCAGATTCAGGCGTACGAGAATCTGCTGGAGAAGCACGGTCTGGAGCCGGGCCAGGTCGCGCTGGCCTGGCTGCTGACCCGGCCAGGAGTGACCGGGCCGATCGTCGGCCCCCGTACCACCGATCAGCTCACTTCGGCGCTGGGCGCGGTCCGGCTGGAGCTCGGTGACGAGCTCCTGGCGGCGCTGGAGGAGATCTTCCCGGGCCCGGGTCCGTCGCCCGAAGCGTTCGCCTGGTGA
- a CDS encoding DUF2530 domain-containing protein: MRLKKWTSGDRQAPEPLEGNVVATVTGGTIIWFVLFLVQLPFYRWYADRDYDWWIWTCLAGAGLGLIGIWYVRAREKAIRRTKDQGTPDQ; the protein is encoded by the coding sequence ATGCGCTTGAAGAAGTGGACGAGCGGTGACCGCCAGGCACCGGAGCCGCTGGAGGGCAATGTCGTCGCCACCGTCACCGGCGGCACCATCATCTGGTTTGTGCTCTTCCTCGTCCAGCTCCCCTTCTACCGCTGGTACGCGGACCGTGACTACGACTGGTGGATCTGGACCTGTCTGGCCGGTGCGGGCCTGGGCCTGATCGGCATCTGGTACGTCCGCGCCCGGGAGAAGGCGATCCGCCGTACGAAGGACCAGGGCACCCCTGACCAGTAG
- a CDS encoding toxin-antitoxin system HicB family antitoxin, which translates to MTSKVLSLRIDGELFNRLSAHAAKRQMSVQDYVVRTLIRDDFDERFKASVEETERFYRLG; encoded by the coding sequence ATGACATCGAAGGTGCTCAGCCTGCGGATAGACGGTGAGCTGTTCAACCGGCTCAGCGCGCACGCCGCCAAACGACAGATGAGCGTCCAGGACTATGTCGTCCGGACGCTCATACGGGATGACTTCGACGAACGCTTCAAGGCCTCCGTCGAGGAGACGGAACGCTTCTACCGGCTCGGCTGA
- a CDS encoding MarR family winged helix-turn-helix transcriptional regulator, protein MPELTQGQDAAAVNALRSSIMRISRRLRHQRVDESLSPTEMSVLGTLARCGSASPGELARREHVQPPSMTRIVAMLEAKGLVRLEPHPEDRRQKVVTQTELAESMLAASRTKRNAWLAELAGQLDEDEWAKLREAAPVLERLAHL, encoded by the coding sequence ATGCCGGAACTGACCCAGGGGCAGGACGCTGCCGCCGTGAACGCCCTTCGCTCCTCGATCATGCGAATCTCCCGCCGCCTGAGGCACCAGCGGGTCGATGAATCGCTCAGCCCGACCGAGATGTCGGTGCTCGGCACCCTGGCCCGCTGCGGCTCCGCCAGTCCCGGGGAGCTTGCCCGCAGGGAGCATGTGCAGCCGCCGTCCATGACCCGGATCGTGGCGATGCTGGAGGCCAAGGGGCTCGTACGGCTGGAGCCGCACCCCGAGGACCGTCGGCAGAAAGTGGTCACCCAGACCGAGCTGGCCGAGTCCATGCTCGCCGCCAGCCGTACCAAGCGGAACGCCTGGCTGGCGGAGCTGGCCGGTCAGCTCGACGAGGACGAGTGGGCGAAGCTGCGCGAGGCGGCGCCCGTTTTGGAGAGGCTCGCGCATCTGTAA
- the serC gene encoding phosphoserine transaminase translates to MAEIQIPADIKPADGRFGSGPSKVRTEALSALAATGTSLLGTSHRQPPVRNLVGKVRQGVADLFALPEGYEVVLGNGGATAFWDIATHGLIEAKSQHLSFGEFSSKFAKAAKQAPWLAEPTIITAEPGTHPLPQAEQGVDVYAFTHNETSTGVATPIKRVAGADEGSLVLVDATSGAGGLPVDIAETDVYYFAPQKSFAADGGLWIGVFSPAALERAERIAASDRHIPAFFDLPTAIDNSRKNQTYNTPALATLFLLADQLEWINGQGGLDWAVRRTADSARRLYGWAEEAKYATPFVTDPAQRSQVVGTIDFNDDIDAAQIAKVLRANGIVDTEPYRKLGRNQLRVAMFPAIDPADVEALTACVDYVIEQL, encoded by the coding sequence GTGGCTGAGATCCAGATTCCCGCTGACATCAAGCCCGCCGACGGTCGATTCGGCTCGGGTCCCTCCAAGGTGCGTACGGAGGCGCTCAGCGCCCTCGCCGCCACCGGTACATCTCTGCTGGGCACCTCACACCGGCAGCCCCCGGTGCGGAACCTGGTCGGGAAGGTCCGCCAGGGCGTGGCGGATCTCTTCGCCCTCCCCGAGGGGTACGAGGTCGTCCTGGGCAACGGCGGCGCCACCGCGTTCTGGGACATCGCCACCCATGGACTGATCGAGGCCAAGTCGCAGCATCTGTCGTTCGGCGAGTTCTCGTCGAAGTTCGCCAAGGCCGCCAAGCAGGCGCCCTGGCTGGCCGAGCCGACCATCATCACCGCCGAGCCCGGTACGCATCCGCTGCCCCAGGCGGAGCAGGGCGTGGATGTCTACGCCTTCACCCACAACGAGACCTCCACCGGTGTCGCCACCCCCATCAAGCGGGTCGCGGGCGCTGACGAAGGCTCCCTCGTCCTGGTCGACGCCACCTCCGGCGCGGGCGGCCTTCCGGTCGACATCGCCGAGACGGACGTCTACTACTTCGCACCGCAGAAGTCCTTCGCGGCCGACGGTGGCCTGTGGATCGGGGTCTTCTCCCCGGCCGCGCTGGAGCGCGCCGAGCGGATCGCGGCCAGCGACCGCCATATCCCGGCGTTCTTCGACCTGCCCACCGCGATCGACAACTCGCGGAAGAACCAGACCTACAACACCCCGGCGCTGGCCACGCTGTTCCTGCTGGCCGACCAGCTGGAGTGGATCAATGGCCAGGGCGGACTCGACTGGGCGGTCCGCCGCACCGCCGACTCCGCGCGCCGTCTGTACGGCTGGGCGGAGGAGGCCAAGTACGCCACCCCGTTCGTCACCGATCCGGCGCAGCGTTCGCAGGTCGTCGGCACCATCGACTTCAACGACGACATCGATGCCGCCCAGATCGCCAAGGTGCTGCGGGCGAACGGCATCGTGGACACCGAGCCCTACCGCAAGCTGGGCCGTAACCAGCTGCGGGTGGCCATGTTCCCGGCCATCGACCCGGCCGATGTCGAGGCGCTGACCGCCTGCGTCGACTACGTCATCGAGCAGCTGTAG